The following coding sequences are from one Pyrobaculum sp. 3827-6 window:
- a CDS encoding DNA-processing protein DprA, with the protein MAFVVESRWSSELKSAVVVPMPKHLNEKKGYNQALELARVVVNSLTQRGYRIKLEKDVVGKKSPISSTEIRNACGENFDCAVRRHDENLVVLKQLDRPVAIIIDDVRTTGASVAALAKKLREAGARRVYAAVISRDAVIKDVGMCIVKEIYEVHDYYDDNYPYTLDELAEIYSAAIHWRREWDPIRSLAAKLKDGAELVGLLRQLPSFSLAQQKAAELRGSLELAIRLGAVPLPMGWSEYPKLLMEYGRGVVDPPLLIFRMGRPLNFVEWPVAVVGTRDPTESGLKAAAEVGRLLAKRGVPVVTGLARGVDRAAVKGARSAGGWVIGVWPALWKRVLKSTEPRRTHIVLYREISYFLKRDDSTAVAEYAFSDDARRGFDQMLAARNRIISGMSRAVIIPESRYRERGWGTKYQVKYGIKAGKLVIVMRPSTDAEDVWRAFKFFIDEGAVEAKDPEEAVEIALGANPHE; encoded by the coding sequence ATGGCGTTTGTAGTAGAGAGTAGGTGGTCGAGCGAGTTAAAAAGCGCAGTTGTTGTACCAATGCCCAAGCATCTAAACGAAAAGAAGGGTTATAACCAGGCGCTTGAGCTTGCCAGAGTTGTCGTAAATAGCTTAACTCAACGAGGATATCGCATAAAACTTGAAAAAGACGTTGTAGGGAAGAAGTCGCCAATATCTTCTACTGAAATTAGAAATGCTTGTGGAGAAAATTTTGATTGTGCTGTGAGGCGCCACGATGAGAACTTGGTGGTGCTTAAACAGCTGGATAGGCCTGTGGCGATTATTATCGACGACGTTAGGACTACGGGCGCCTCTGTGGCGGCGTTGGCTAAAAAGCTGAGAGAGGCGGGGGCCCGGAGGGTATACGCCGCAGTCATCTCACGCGATGCTGTAATAAAGGACGTAGGTATGTGTATCGTGAAAGAGATATATGAGGTTCATGATTATTATGACGACAATTATCCTTATACTCTGGACGAGCTGGCTGAGATATACAGCGCGGCCATACACTGGCGGAGGGAGTGGGATCCCATAAGGAGTCTAGCCGCTAAACTGAAGGACGGAGCTGAGCTTGTAGGCTTACTTAGACAGCTTCCTTCATTTAGCCTTGCTCAGCAAAAGGCCGCGGAGCTGAGGGGCTCGCTGGAGTTGGCCATTAGGCTGGGGGCTGTGCCGCTTCCCATGGGGTGGAGCGAGTACCCAAAGCTCCTCATGGAATACGGCCGCGGCGTGGTGGACCCACCATTGTTAATTTTTCGTATGGGGAGGCCTCTCAACTTCGTCGAGTGGCCTGTGGCTGTGGTGGGGACCAGAGATCCCACTGAAAGCGGGCTCAAGGCGGCGGCGGAGGTGGGCCGCCTCTTAGCTAAGAGGGGCGTGCCGGTGGTGACGGGTTTAGCCAGGGGCGTCGACAGGGCGGCGGTAAAGGGCGCGCGCTCAGCCGGCGGCTGGGTCATAGGCGTGTGGCCAGCGCTGTGGAAGAGGGTGCTGAAGTCCACCGAGCCGCGCCGAACGCATATAGTGCTGTACCGCGAGATTTCGTATTTTCTCAAAAGAGACGACTCAACTGCGGTGGCTGAGTACGCCTTTAGTGACGACGCTAGGCGAGGCTTCGACCAGATGCTGGCCGCGAGAAATAGGATAATTTCGGGTATGTCGAGAGCTGTAATCATCCCGGAGTCTAGGTACAGAGAAAGGGGCTGGGGCACCAAGTACCAGGTGAAATACGGCATTAAAGCCGGCAAACTCGTAATAGTAATGAGGCCCAGCACAGACGCAGAAGACGTCTGGCGCGCCTTTAAGTTCTTCATAGACGAGGGGGCGGTGGAGGCCAAGGATCCCGAAGAAGCGGTAGAAATTGCACTCGGCGCAAACCCCCACGAGTAG
- a CDS encoding PaREP1 family protein, which yields MDVGVLERPLPKPSAEDYVNARLLEALVEGWLAIRFLKEGLVRNAAGKAFQAWRALTAALLRLELDRLKALARSDEERRWLETTAVPRVPTGRLVRLSQLLEEVGHVGYSAWIDRALNLHEYQYHGPDPDMAWSKYRSREEAAVAVVGLLREVVDRVEELKARVKWGNELENSYKTLKQALVSRTEAQ from the coding sequence GTGGATGTGGGAGTTTTGGAGAGGCCCCTACCCAAGCCATCAGCCGAGGATTATGTGAACGCCCGCCTTCTGGAGGCTCTTGTGGAGGGCTGGCTTGCCATTAGGTTTTTGAAAGAGGGCCTCGTGAGGAACGCCGCCGGCAAGGCCTTCCAGGCGTGGAGGGCTCTCACGGCGGCTCTCCTCAGGCTTGAGCTGGATAGGCTGAAGGCCTTGGCCAGAAGCGACGAGGAGAGGCGCTGGCTTGAGACCACCGCGGTTCCCCGCGTCCCCACTGGCAGATTGGTGAGGCTTTCCCAGCTGTTGGAAGAGGTTGGACATGTGGGCTATTCGGCGTGGATTGACAGAGCTCTAAATCTCCACGAGTACCAGTACCACGGGCCGGATCCAGACATGGCGTGGTCAAAATACCGCAGTAGGGAGGAGGCGGCTGTGGCTGTGGTGGGGCTTTTGAGAGAAGTTGTAGATAGGGTAGAGGAGCTAAAGGCCAGGGTCAAGTGGGGCAACGAACTTGAAAATAGCTACAAGACACTGAAACAAGCCCTGGTCAGCCGCACCGAGGCTCAGTAG